DNA sequence from the Streptomyces sp. HUAS 15-9 genome:
TCAGCGCCGACATCGGGTGCTCGCCCTGTGGGCGGAGGACTTCCGCAACCGTGCTCAGCATGAGGCCGACGTCAGCCATGTCACAGGCCCCTGGGGCAAGACGGGCGTGCAACGGCGAGAGGAGGTGAAGCAGCTGGCGGCTACCGGTAGTTCGTTAAATCCGGCGGTGGCGTGGGTTGACGGCAGGTCGGGTTGGTCGTAGGCCGGTGGTAGGAGTCAACTGCCTTGCTGGGGGCTGAAGATGACCGCTCGCCGTCCGTGTCCGCCTGCGCCGGGTCCGTTGGAGGAGTACGCGGCCCGGTTCGACGACCTCTTCTTCAGCCTGGCCCAGCGGCGAGGGTTTCGCGAGTACCTGTCGGGCTGCTGGCGCCGCGGGAGCGGAACAAGACGATCACCTGTCTGGCCGGGGCGGAGCCGGTGGCGGGTGCGGGGATGCCGGGGTGCAGCGGCTGCAGTTCTTCCTGTCCGAGTCGCCCTGGGAGGCCGAGCAGGTCAACGACCGGCGGCTTGAGCTGCTGCGCGAGGGCGGGGTCATCGTGGTCGACGATTCCGGTGACCGCAAGGACGGCACGGCGACCGCGCACGTGGGCAGGCAGTGGCTGGGTAGGCTGGGCAAGACGGACAACGGCATCGTCACGGTGACCACCGTGTGGACCGACGGCCGCGTGTACTACCCGCTGCACGCGACTCCCTACACCCCCGCCCATCACTTCGCCCGCGGCCGGTCCGACCCGGCCTTCCGTACGAAACCACAGCTGGCCGCAGCCCTCGCGGCCCGCGGGAAGGAGGCCGGCTTCGGCTGCCGGGCGGTGGTCGCCGACTGCGCCTACTCCGTCAGCGACGACTGGTACCTCGCACTGCGCGCAGCCGGCCTGGCCTACGTGGTCGCGCTCAAGCCGCACCGCGGAACCTGGGCTCCGGCCGACCAGCCGCACACCCCCATCGAAGCAGCCCACGCCCTGACCTGGCGCGATGCCAAGCGTCCAGGCGACTGGACGCCCGTGGTGCGTCACTTCCGTGACGGGCACACCGAGACCTGGTGGGCCGCTGATGCCCGCCTGGGCGGCTACGGCCCTGACTCACCCTGCCGGCTGGTCGTGGCCACCACCGACCCGGCCGGCCTGCCGGAGAAGGCCACCTGGTACCTGGCCACCAACCTGCCCCACCCCGACGCGCCCCACGCCGCCACCGGCCCGCACCCGCCGGCCGACCTCGCCGAGATCGTCCGCCTCTACGGACTGCGGCCCTGGATCGAGCAGAGCTACAAGCAGATCAAGGACGAACTCGGCTGGGCCGACTTCCAAGTCCGTTCCGACCGCGCCATCCGCCGCCACCAGATGCTGGTCAACTGCGCCTTCTCCTTCTGCTGGGACCAGTGGTTCACCCCACCCGGACCCTTGGACGCCACCGCGCCGGACCCGTGCCCCGACGAGGGGCCAGAGAGGGGGCCCAGCCGAACCCCACCGGCCCCAACCGCCTTGCTGGCCCAGGGCCTTACGCGCCATCCGTTCCTGGCTCACCCCCGCCATCACCCTCAACCGATGGTGGCACGCCTGGACGGACAAGGACCCACCCTCCGAGCTCCAGGCCCTGATCGACGCGGTCACCAACGGACACGGCATTGACCTCTACTGCCGGATTAACGAACTACCGGTAGCGGTCATCGCCCGGCTCGGGTACGCCACCTATGTCCTCACCGTCGCCACCGTCGCCACCGATGTGCGCGAGATGGGCATCCGGGTCGCCGCCCGCGGCTCCGGCGCGGGCAGCATGGTCAACCACCTGCTGTACATCGCCACGGCCAACCCGCTCGACCGTCACCTCCTCATGGAGCGTTTCCTGAGCGTCAGTCGCCGCTCGCTGCCGGACATCGACATCGATGTGGAGTCCGCACGCCGCCTGGAGGTCTACGACCGCATCTTCGAACGGTTCGGTGCGGATCGGGTCGCGGTGACCGGCATGCCGGAGACCTACCGCGCCCGGCACGCCCTCCGGGACACCGGGCTCGCCCTGGGGATCGCGCCGTACGACGTGGACCGGGTGGCGAAGTCCTTCCCCCACATCCGCGCGTGCGACATCCGGGCCGCGCTCGCCGAGCTGCCCGAGCTCAAGCAACTGTCCGCCGAAGCCGACCGGTTCGGCATGCTGTTCGAACTCGCCGAAGGCCTGGACAAGCTGCCGAGCGGCATGGCCATGCACCCGTGCGGCGTCATCCTGTCGAACGCGTGCCTGCTGGACCGGCTGCCCGTCCAGCCCACGCCGGGCGGCGAGTACCCGATGGTGCACGCGGACAAGGACGATGTGGAGCTCGGCGGGTTCGGCCTGGTCAAGCTCGACGTCCTCGGGGTGCGCATGCAGTCGGCCATGGCGCACGCCGTCACCGAAATCGAGCAGGCCACCGGACGCCACATCGACCTGGGCGACCCCAAGCAGGTGCCGCTGGACGACTACTTTGCCTTCAAGCTCATCCAGGACTCCCGCACCTCGGCCTGTTCCAACTCGAGTCATCCGGACAGCAAGAGCTGCTCTCCCGGCTGCAGCCGCGCGACGTCCAGGACGTCATCGCCGACATCAGCCTCTTCCGGGCCGGTGGCCGGCGGCATGCCCGAGCAGTACACCGCCGCCCGGCACGGCGCCGAGCCTGTCTACCCCCACCGGACCTGGAGCCGATCCTGCGGGACACCTACGGAGTGGTCATCTGGCACGAACAGATCATCGACATGATCAGCGTGCTCACCGGCTGCGACCGGGCGCTCGCCGAACTCGCCCGCCGCGCCCTCGGCGACGCCGAACGCCTGCCAGGGCTCCGGGCCTGGTTCCACGCCAAGGCGGCCGCCCGCGGCTACGACCCAGCCATGCTCGCCGACGTGTGGGAGACCATCGAGGCCTTCGGTGCATGCGGCTTCTGCAGAGCCCACGCCGTCGCCTTCGCCGTCCCTGCCCTCCAGTCGGCGTGGCTCAAGGCCCACTTCCCGGCCGCCCTCTACGCAGGCCTGCTGGAACACGACCCAGGCATGTGGCCCAAGCGGATCATCGTCGCCGACGCCCGCCGCCACGGTGTACCCGTCCTCGGCGTCGACATCAACCGCTGCCGTCCCCACCACAGCATCGAGCAGACCGAAGACGGCACATGGGGAGTGCGCCTGGCCCTGAGCACCGTGAAGAACATCAGCGAAACGGACGTCGCCCGGATCGCCGACCACCAGCCCTACACCTCCCTGCAGGACCTGTGGCACCGCGCCCGCCCCGCCCGGCCGACCGCCGAACGCCTCGTACAGATCGGCGCCCTCGACCCCCTCGCCGGCACTCAGACGCGCCGCGACCTGCTCCTCCAAGTCACCGAATTGCACCGGCACGCCCGCACCCGCACCACGTCCGGTCAACTGCCCCTCGACCACGGCCAGGACCACGTGCCCGCCTCTTCCGGGCTGCCGGAGATGACCAGCCGCCAGGCCCTCGGCGCCGAACTGGAACCCCTCCAGATCGACGTCACCCGGCACCTGATGGACCACCACCACCACCATCAGCTGCTGCGGGAACTCGGCGCCGTCCCTGCCGCCCGACTCTCCCAGCTGTACCCGGGCGGCCAGCAGGTCCTCGTCGCCGGGGTCCGCGCCTCCACCCAGACCCCGCCCATCGCGAGCGGAAAGCGCATCATCTTCGTCACTCTGGAGGACGGCACCGGCATGAGCGACCTCGCGTTCTTCGAGGACAGCCACGACGCCTGTGCCCACACCATCTTCCACTCCGGGCTGCTCCTGGTCCGCGGCCAGGTCCAGCGACGCGGCCGGCGCAACACCCTCACCGGGCAGCGAGTCTGGGACCTCGACGAGCTCGCCGCCGCCCGCCGCGACCACGGCCCCGAAGCTGTCACCCGCCTCCTCGGCGACGCCCTCCTTCCCGCCACGAGCTCGGCCCGCCCGCGGCCGCACCGCACCCTGCCCATGGAGACCGGCGCGGCCCTGCACCCGTGGGCCGACCTGCAGCCCGCCGGCACCCGCTCCGCCGACCTCACCAAACTCGGCCACACCAGCCCCGGAAGCGCCGGGTGAGAACCATGACCCGCAACCGGCCCCCCACACGGCACGTCGTGCACGTCCACTACCACGGCCTCACCCCGGCCGACCCGCGCTATACGCAGGTCCTGGACCTGCTCGCCACCATCAGCGCCCGCGTCCAGGCACTCCCGCCCGACGCCGCGATCGCCGACATCACTGGCGCCGAGCGGTACTTCGAGCTTCTCTTTGGCTCTGTGGGGGACGGGATGATGGCAGCGGTCAGCCGTGCCTCGCTGCAGACCGACCTGGCCAACGCCCGGGAACGCAACAAGCGCCTGGCCGCCCGTGTGCGGCAACTGGAAAAGCGGCTGTCTCAGTCGATCGGGGCGAAGACTTGGGCGGATTCCGGGCTTGGAGCGTCGGCCGATGTTGACCAGCTCCAGCGGCGGATCACCATGCTGGAACAGCAGCTTTCGACTATGCAGGGCGAACTCGACGAACGCATCGAAGAGCTTGAGGCGGCCCGTGCGGCCAATCGTGAGATGACCAGGTCGCTGAACCACCGCCCCGCTCGTTTGTGACCACGTGAGGGGGTCCGTCAAACGTGGCTTCAGGCAGACCGCGAACCACTACGCCGACTGGCACAGGTCGTCGGTGGCGTCGTCGAACGCGTCGCCTCCATCGCTCCTTCACGAGCACGGTGGCTGGTAGGCGATATCACCGACGTACTGCCGCCACTCCTTCTCCGTGAGGGTGTGCTGCGTGGCAGCGCAGATGCGCCGGATAGCCCGGTCGACGTCCAGATCCCACAGGCGGGCTGTACCGTCTTCGCTGCCCGTTGCGATGGCACGACCGCCGGGGCTGTAGGCGACAGCGGACACAGGCTTGGAGTGCTCCTTGAGCGGGTTCCCGAGGAGCGTCGGCAGACCGCTGCCGGGAAGGTGCCACAGCCGGACGTCTTCATCGTCTCCTGCAGTGGCGAGAGCATGCCCGTCGGGGCTGAAGGCGACAGCGGCAAAGGAGTTGGCACCATTGCCGAGGAGCAGTCCCAGACCGGTACGGCGGTCGCTAAGCTTCTTGGGATGCCGTTCGCTGATGTCCCAGAACGAGCCTTCGTCGTCGTTGGTGCTGGCGAGGGTGCGTCCGTCGGCGCTGAACGCCACGTCGGTGAGGTCACCAGTGGTACTGGTGAGAGGCTTGCCGACTCGTTTGGGGTGCGCGGGATCCCTGGTGTCCCACAGGTAGATCTCACTTTCCTCGACAGCGGCCGCGAGGGTGTGCCCGTCCGGGCTGAAGGCCACCGACGTGATCCAGTTTCCCGACACGCGAAGGGGAGGACCGAGGCATTTGGGATGTGCGGGATCATGGGTATCCCAAAGCCAGACTCTGCCGCTGCCGGCCGTGGCAAGGACCCGGTCGCGAGGGCTGAACGCCGCGGTGGTTCCGAGTAATTGTCCACCGAGACTTCGCGGGGACGCGGGGTCGCTGACGTCCCACAGCAGGACCCCACGGGTGTTGGCGTCGAATGTGTCGAAGTCGGTGACCGTGGCCAAAGTGGCCCCGTCGGGGCTGAAGGACACCGCGCTGATGGAGCCTCCCCGGCCCGTCAGGAAGGTAGGGGGAAGAGCCCAGACACGGATGGTGTTCCCGGCGGCGACCAGGGTGTGGCCGTCGGGACCGAAGCCCAGGGAATTAACTCCCGGCTGGCCGAGGGGCTGGCCCACAGCGATGGGCCCGTCCGCGTTGGTGACGTTCCACAGGCGGACCGTGTTGTCCAGCGCGGTGGCCAGGACGTGGTCGTCGGGGCTGAAAGCCATCGCCGAAAGGTCGGCATGGGGGATCTGGAGAGGTCTGCCGAGGCGCTTGGCGTGGTCTGACCGGGTGATGTCCCACAGCTGGATGCTGCCGCTGAAGTCCTCGCTGCTGACGGTTGAGGTGACCAGCATGTTCCCACGAGGGCTGAATAGCACGTCCGCACCGGGCAGAGGCTTGCCGAGCCGCGTGGCGTGGGCTGGTCGCGTGACATCCCACAGTTGAACTGTGTCCTCCTCCGCTTGGTATCTCACGGTTGCCAGGAGGTGCCCGGTGGGGCTGAACGTCGCCCCCGTGTTTGGCAGGGGACTGCCGCGGCGGCTGGGATGCGCTGGCTGGCTGGTGTCCCATAGCTGGACCTGGGTGTTGGCGCCGTCGTCGGTGTCAGAGGTGATGGCTAGCGTCTGCCCGTCGGAGCTGAAGGTCAAGGCATCGACGTCGCCGACGGGAACGGGCGCTCCGAGCGGGATCAGGTCGGCGGGGTGCGTGGTGTCCCACATGCGGAGCATGCCCTTGGTGTGCGTCCCCGTGCTGACGGCGATGGTGGCGAGTGTGTGTCCGTGCGGGCTGAATGCCATCAAGCTGCCGGTAATGGGGCGGCCGATTTGCCTGGGTTCTGTAGGAACGTTGGCATCCCACAGCCGGATCCTGCCGTCGCCCGCCGTGGTGGCGAGGGTATGGCCGTCCGGGCCCAGCACGGCCGTCTGCTGGTCCGGGGTTTTGTCGGTGATGACGGAGAACAGTGGAGTCGCCGTGGCGTTCACCAGGTCCGTGTAGGCCTGCGGCGACGGATGCATGCGGTAGGCGGTGATGTCCAGCTGTGCCGCGACGGACACGTTCTGGTTCTTGTACGACGTGTCCGCGCTGCGTAACTCAGCGGCCTCAGCGGTGAGTTGCCGGGACACGGCGATGTCCCGTTGACTCCGGGCCGTGGAGCGTTGGTCGAAGGCCGTGACGGCAGCCATGGAGGCCAGCAGTACCAGGACGGCCAGGGCGGCGCTGAGGGCCCGCAGCCGTCGGGTGGTACGGGTGGCCGCTCGCTGTTCCTGGCGGCGTGCGTCCAGGCTCGCCGCCAGAAAGTCCTTTTCCAAGGCGGTCAGGTCGCCCGGGTCGGTGAAGGCTTCCGCCGCCACCGCCAGTCGTGTGCCGCGGTAGAGCGCGCCGGGGTCGCGGCCGAGGTTGCTCCAGGCCCGTGCGGCTTCGGTGAGTTGGCGGTGCAGGCTCAGCCGCTCGCGGGCTTCGTGAATCCATTGCCGCAGCCGGGGCCAGCCGGTGATGAGGGCTTCGTGCGCGATGCCGACGGTGTTCTCGTCGAGTATGACCAGGCGCGCCCGGGTCAGCCGGTTCAGCACGATCGCGGTGTCGTCGGGGTCGGCGAAGTCGCATTCCTCGCGCTGGGCGGGCCGACGGGTGTCTGGGGTTCCGGCACCGGGGGTGATCAGCCGCAGCAGAACGCGGCGGGCGAGATCTGTCTGCGTCGGGGTGAGGCTCGCGTGCACGTCCTCGGCGGTGCGGGTGATGGCGCCACGCAGGCCGCCGGCCGACTCATAGGCGGACTCGGTCAGGGCGCGGCCTTTGCGGCGGCGCCAGGTTTCCAGCAGGGCGTGGGACATCAGAGGCAGCGCCCCGGGTTCGTCCTCGACCTCGTCGAGAATGCGAGCGGTCAGCGCGCGCTCCACGATCAACCCGGTAGCCTGAGCGGGTCTGACGATGGCATTGCGCAGGTCCTCCCGGCACATGGGGCCGACTAGCACGGTCCCGTCCTGCAGCGCAGCGGTCAGGGCGGGGTGTTCGGCGCAGCGGCCGAAGAAGTCCGCGCGTACCGAGATGACCACGCGTAGTCGGTTCTCGGGATCGGCCGCGGCCACGAGGCGGTCGATGAACTGGTCACGTTCGCCGACGTCATCGCAGAGGGTGTAGAGCTCTTCGAACTGGTCCACGACCAACCACGTGTCCCCCTCTCCCTCCGCCGGTACCAGGCGCTGAGCGTGAGTGCTCAGCGGGTGCTCGCCGGGGGTGAGGACACGAAGGGCTGCCGGTGCGGACTCTGTCGTATCGGAGTCGCGCAGGCGGGGGATGAGGCCGGCCCGAAGCAGGGAAGACTTGCCACTGCCCGACGGGCCGAAAACGGCGGTAAACCGGCGGGAGCGGGTCAGCTCGAGCAGCCGGTCGGTGAGTTCGTCTCGGCCGAAGAACAAAGCGGCGTCGGCGGGTTCGAAGCGGGCCAGGCCCCGGTACGGCGGTTCAGCATCCTCGTCCTCAGCGCGCGGTTCGGCCGCCGCCTCCGCGGCCGCCTCACACCATCGCTCTTCCCACTCCTCCTCATCGCCGCCGCAGGCGCGCACATATGCGAGGACTACGGGCAGGGTCGGTAGCCGCTCACCCCCGGCCGCCTGCGACAGCGTGCTCGCACCCTGCCCTGTGCGCTGCGCCATCACTCGGTACGTCGGACTCCCGGCCTCCGCCCGCAGTTTGCGTAACTCGGCAGCGAGCCACGCGACCGGCCCCGCACTCGGATCGAGTGGGCTCTCAGGACGTCCTGCCATCGATGGCTCACCCCTTCTACCCGCTGCCTCCCCCGTGGACGCGGCGCGATCACCCGGACGCTACGCACGCCCAGGAAGAAGAGCAAGCGACAGGCGTCTTCTTTGGTCAGCGCCGTGCGCCGTGCCCGTGACCTGCAATGCAGCCATTGATCAGAGTGGCAAAACCGGCTGCCCATTCAATCCCCGGCCCGCTGAACTCGATGACGTGACAGCAACGAGCACTGGCCTTCGCCCTCACCCGAGGCTCGTCCGGTGACTCTCGCACGGCATCGAGAAAAGGAGGCGACGTGCGCGCACTCAAGTCCATCGGGGTGGCCGCTCTTGCGTTGGCGGCGGGCACGACCCTGGTCTTCACCGGCCCCGCCGACGCGGCCGGCCGTAGGTGGGACGGCCAGGATCCTGTCTACAGCGGTTGCGAGGACACCGGACGCATCGTCCACAAGAAGACCGACAAGTACTACAGCTCGCGCTACCACCTGCACGTGTCGGTCACCGCTTCGCTCTGGTACAGCCGCGGCTGCCGCACCGTGTGGGCCATGGTCGACGCCAACGTCCCGACGGACAAATGGAATGGCGAGGGGTGCAACATCTGGCGCAACAGCGACATGAAGCACTACGGCTGCAAGCACCGGACCGGCACCCTCGAGATGCTCTCGCCGATGCTCAACGACAAGAACACCACCGGCTTCGCCACCGCCTGGTCCTACGTCGGCAACGATCCCCACGAAATGTTCGCCCGCACCGGCTCGTACTGACTGGTGAGCTCCGGACAGGCCGACCGACGCCGGACCGTCCGGCAGCGCCACGAATTGTCGATGAACTGCGCCGCCGCGACTGCCGGGGCCGGGCAGAGGCTCGGCGGGGGGCAAGCCTGATTCCTGCGCGGGGCCTTCATCGGCGCCGTTGCGCTTCGGGTTTCGCGCGCCGCATCGAGGACGCCAGATACCCCGAGGTATTCGTGGGCCCGCGTTCTCACCGTTGCGTGCACAGCGACACCTCGCTTCCGGGGACGACCAGCCCCGTTGCCCCGCCCCGGCACGTCCTGCCAATCAGTCCGGATCAGAGGAAGGAAAGACAAGATCATGCAGGTACACAAGCGGCTCGCAATCGCCGCGACAGCGATCACCATGGCCGGCGCCCTGGCTGCGGCCGTCCCAGCTCAGGCAGACCCGCCCGCCGCGGCAGCAGCAGCGCAGGGAGCCAGGCCGGCTGAAAACGCGCTGCGTTTCCCCGGCACCTACCGGTGGCTTCCGGAGCACTTCAGCGGCCCGTGCATCACCGCCCACGGTGGCGTACGCAAGGGAGCGAAGGTCGACCAGTATCGCTGCGTCGGGGCGCAGAACCAGAAGTGGTACGTCGAAGCGCTCGACATCTACAACGCGTACCGGATCCACCCTGCGGAGAACATGGGCCTGTGCGTGGACATCCCCGGCAACTACCGCAAGGGCACACAGCTCATCCTGTGGAACTGCAACGGTCGCACCAACCAGAGTTTCTCGTTCTACTGCAGCTCAGGACAGCGCCACTGCCAGATCAAGCCGTATGCAGGCGCCCAGCACGACAAGTGCCTGGCCGTGAAGGGCGGCAAGACCGCCAACAACACCCCTCTGATCTTGTGGCGGTGCAACGGCGCCCGGGACCAGAAATTCACTTTCCGCTGACCAGAGTTCTCTTGGCCCGGGAACTGGCCGGCGCGAGGGGACCGTCAGCGCTTCAGGCCATAAACGGCTGCTGGAGCAGGGCGGCCCGGCGTCCGCCGTTTGGGCGTCGTGCAGGCAGTGAGCAACGAACGCCGCCGACTGGCCCACCCGGTGTCTCCCGCAGGCCGACGCCTACCCGGCAGGCCCGACCACCCACGCCCATATACGAGGGGAGCGTGCCACGTGAATCCGAGCAAGCACGTTCGTGAAGTGCCGGAATTTGAGGAGTACGTACGCGCGCGGCATGACGCCCTGCTCCGCACCGCACGACGTCTGGTTGCCGACCCGCTCGAGGCTCAGGATCTGCTGCAGACCGCGTTGTTACGCGCTTACCGCGCATGGGAGCGCATCGACGACAAGCAGCTCGCGGACGCCTACCTGCGCCGCGTAATGATCAACACGCGAACCGAGTGGTGGCGAGCCCGGAAGCTGGAAGAGCTTCCCACAGAACACCTGCCGGACGTGAGCATCGGGGGACTCCACCGAAGCGCATGCCGACCGCGCTCTGCTGATGGACATCATTGCTACGCTGACGCCCCAGCAGCGCAGCGTCGTCGTACTACGGCACTGGGAGCAGATGTCCACGGAAGAGACGGCCGCTGCCCTCGGCATGGCGGCTGGCACGGTCAAGAGCACGCTGCACCGGGCGCTAGCCCGGCTCCGCGAGGAGCTCCGACAGAGGCAGGCAGCGGCGTACGGGTTGGTATTCGGTCAGAACAGTTAAGCCACCCAGCCTGGCTCCTCATAGGACAACTTCACTCGATCGGCGATAGCGCCACACTTGTTGCACCAGCTACGGTGGGTGGTACCGGTGCTGAGCTGCACAGATCTCCGATGTCTTGCATTGCGCCACATCACCTCCCCCAGAGAAGTTTCCGCGGGCCCGAAGGCCTGGCCCAGCTGATCCGGCTGCGCACTCTTGCCCGGACCGGCGTGCAGACCACGCTCGGGGCCGGCTCCAGCGTCATGCTGGCCGCCATGGCGGCCGCTGTCACCGAGCCCGGCGCCATCACCGTCATCCCCACCGACGAGGCGATCGTCGCCTTCCTCCACCCAACGTCCGGTCGCCGCACTGCCCGGCGTCGGCCCGGCCACCGCGCGCACCCTCATCCACCACGGCCTCGAGACCGTCGGCGACGCCGCCCGCACCCCGCTCGCTACCCTCCAGCGCCTCCTCGGCGCGGCCGCCGGCCGCCAGCTGTACGAGCGCGCCCACGCCCACGCCCCGCGGACAGTGCTCCCTCACGCCCTGTCCAAGACCACCACCGTCAGCCACAGCTTCAACCAGGACGAACTCGACCCGGACGAACACCACCGCGCCCTGCTCAACCTCACCCACCAGCTCGGCGCCCGCCTGCGCGACGACCAGGTCGTCGCCCGCACACTCACGCTCACCGTGCGCTACG
Encoded proteins:
- a CDS encoding helix-hairpin-helix domain-containing protein, with the protein product MPAGPAARPAHAGRRVPDGARGQGRCGARRVRPGQARRPRGAHAVGHGARRHRNRAGHRTPHRPGRPQAGAAGRLLCLQAHPGLPHLGLFQLESSGQQELLSRLQPRDVQDVIADISLFRAGGRRHARAVHRRPARRRACLPPPDLEPILRDTYGVVIWHEQIIDMISVLTGCDRALAELARRALGDAERLPGLRAWFHAKAAARGYDPAMLADVWETIEAFGACGFCRAHAVAFAVPALQSAWLKAHFPAALYAGLLEHDPGMWPKRIIVADARRHGVPVLGVDINRCRPHHSIEQTEDGTWGVRLALSTVKNISETDVARIADHQPYTSLQDLWHRARPARPTAERLVQIGALDPLAGTQTRRDLLLQVTELHRHARTRTTSGQLPLDHGQDHVPASSGLPEMTSRQALGAELEPLQIDVTRHLMDHHHHHQLLRELGAVPAARLSQLYPGGQQVLVAGVRASTQTPPIASGKRIIFVTLEDGTGMSDLAFFEDSHDACAHTIFHSGLLLVRGQVQRRGRRNTLTGQRVWDLDELAAARRDHGPEAVTRLLGDALLPATSSARPRPHRTLPMETGAALHPWADLQPAGTRSADLTKLGHTSPGSAG
- a CDS encoding tropomyosin, which gives rise to MTRNRPPTRHVVHVHYHGLTPADPRYTQVLDLLATISARVQALPPDAAIADITGAERYFELLFGSVGDGMMAAVSRASLQTDLANARERNKRLAARVRQLEKRLSQSIGAKTWADSGLGASADVDQLQRRITMLEQQLSTMQGELDERIEELEAARAANREMTRSLNHRPARL
- a CDS encoding nSTAND1 domain-containing NTPase; protein product: MAGRPESPLDPSAGPVAWLAAELRKLRAEAGSPTYRVMAQRTGQGASTLSQAAGGERLPTLPVVLAYVRACGGDEEEWEERWCEAAAEAAAEPRAEDEDAEPPYRGLARFEPADAALFFGRDELTDRLLELTRSRRFTAVFGPSGSGKSSLLRAGLIPRLRDSDTTESAPAALRVLTPGEHPLSTHAQRLVPAEGEGDTWLVVDQFEELYTLCDDVGERDQFIDRLVAAADPENRLRVVISVRADFFGRCAEHPALTAALQDGTVLVGPMCREDLRNAIVRPAQATGLIVERALTARILDEVEDEPGALPLMSHALLETWRRRKGRALTESAYESAGGLRGAITRTAEDVHASLTPTQTDLARRVLLRLITPGAGTPDTRRPAQREECDFADPDDTAIVLNRLTRARLVILDENTVGIAHEALITGWPRLRQWIHEARERLSLHRQLTEAARAWSNLGRDPGALYRGTRLAVAAEAFTDPGDLTALEKDFLAASLDARRQEQRAATRTTRRLRALSAALAVLVLLASMAAVTAFDQRSTARSQRDIAVSRQLTAEAAELRSADTSYKNQNVSVAAQLDITAYRMHPSPQAYTDLVNATATPLFSVITDKTPDQQTAVLGPDGHTLATTAGDGRIRLWDANVPTEPRQIGRPITGSLMAFSPHGHTLATIAVSTGTHTKGMLRMWDTTHPADLIPLGAPVPVGDVDALTFSSDGQTLAITSDTDDGANTQVQLWDTSQPAHPSRRGSPLPNTGATFSPTGHLLATVRYQAEEDTVQLWDVTRPAHATRLGKPLPGADVLFSPRGNMLVTSTVSSEDFSGSIQLWDITRSDHAKRLGRPLQIPHADLSAMAFSPDDHVLATALDNTVRLWNVTNADGPIAVGQPLGQPGVNSLGFGPDGHTLVAAGNTIRVWALPPTFLTGRGGSISAVSFSPDGATLATVTDFDTFDANTRGVLLWDVSDPASPRSLGGQLLGTTAAFSPRDRVLATAGSGRVWLWDTHDPAHPKCLGPPLRVSGNWITSVAFSPDGHTLAAAVEESEIYLWDTRDPAHPKRVGKPLTSTTGDLTDVAFSADGRTLASTNDDEGSFWDISERHPKKLSDRRTGLGLLLGNGANSFAAVAFSPDGHALATAGDDEDVRLWHLPGSGLPTLLGNPLKEHSKPVSAVAYSPGGRAIATGSEDGTARLWDLDVDRAIRRICAATQHTLTEKEWRQYVGDIAYQPPCS
- a CDS encoding YjfA family protein: MRALKSIGVAALALAAGTTLVFTGPADAAGRRWDGQDPVYSGCEDTGRIVHKKTDKYYSSRYHLHVSVTASLWYSRGCRTVWAMVDANVPTDKWNGEGCNIWRNSDMKHYGCKHRTGTLEMLSPMLNDKNTTGFATAWSYVGNDPHEMFARTGSY
- a CDS encoding RICIN domain-containing protein; the encoded protein is MQVHKRLAIAATAITMAGALAAAVPAQADPPAAAAAAQGARPAENALRFPGTYRWLPEHFSGPCITAHGGVRKGAKVDQYRCVGAQNQKWYVEALDIYNAYRIHPAENMGLCVDIPGNYRKGTQLILWNCNGRTNQSFSFYCSSGQRHCQIKPYAGAQHDKCLAVKGGKTANNTPLILWRCNGARDQKFTFR